The proteins below are encoded in one region of Fimbriimonadaceae bacterium:
- a CDS encoding GAF domain-containing protein: MFQAPTWSETELFDLFDLSILDEEGVEAWLGSTLNRCAAWFRASGASVFLADEFGSYRLRAKAGAQSQVPSGAMIRPGEGIAGAVLADGKPKIVGDPGRDPQLSGSHVSRKSGIASSMVVPLVSTAAERLGVLNLSRGPGETPFLPADLEQAATLGRHVAMAVANARLIDLTRQALAEQRKKAEQLQAVLASVAGQVTVFDARARLHDTSGIHPVALQLARRLAEQVAAYPAPLQDHAFDREADRVWAVHAVPLSDGGGVLTVQDVTEFHRARSESDRLRRLAEIGQMTAAVAHEIRNPLTGIGAAAQIVCTDPDAAPTCGQIIVEEVGKLEALCSEFLELARPMKLAPKLCDLAEPVRRAVEMCRSQFEEKGVRISFETGGKRPMIQLDVRRVEQVAHNLVRNALQASAPGGTVWVRVRGASFEVEDDGVGIDQETIDKLFAPFFTTKPGGTGLGLCNSRRVVDAHGGSITVASEPGEGTVFTVTFLEGGR; this comes from the coding sequence ATGTTCCAGGCGCCGACGTGGTCCGAGACCGAGCTCTTCGACCTCTTTGACCTCAGCATCCTCGACGAAGAAGGGGTGGAAGCCTGGCTCGGCTCCACATTAAACCGATGTGCCGCGTGGTTTCGGGCCTCTGGGGCCTCCGTTTTCCTTGCGGACGAGTTCGGCTCCTACCGGCTCCGGGCAAAAGCCGGCGCCCAAAGCCAGGTTCCCAGCGGTGCGATGATCCGGCCCGGCGAAGGGATCGCGGGTGCCGTCCTGGCGGACGGCAAGCCGAAGATCGTGGGCGACCCCGGCCGCGACCCGCAGCTCAGCGGTTCGCACGTGTCCCGAAAGTCGGGGATCGCCAGCTCCATGGTGGTGCCCTTGGTCTCGACAGCCGCCGAGCGACTCGGTGTGCTGAACCTCTCGCGAGGCCCGGGCGAGACGCCCTTCCTGCCGGCTGACCTAGAACAAGCCGCGACCCTCGGGCGCCACGTCGCCATGGCCGTTGCAAACGCCCGGTTGATCGACCTCACGCGGCAGGCCCTCGCCGAGCAGCGCAAGAAGGCGGAGCAGCTTCAAGCCGTCCTGGCAAGCGTGGCTGGCCAGGTGACGGTCTTTGACGCCAGGGCCAGGCTCCATGACACCTCCGGCATCCATCCCGTCGCGCTGCAGCTTGCCCGTCGGCTGGCCGAGCAAGTGGCCGCATATCCGGCGCCGTTACAAGACCATGCCTTCGACCGCGAGGCCGACCGAGTCTGGGCCGTCCATGCCGTCCCTCTGAGCGATGGGGGCGGGGTCCTCACCGTGCAGGACGTGACCGAGTTCCACCGGGCCCGTTCGGAGAGCGACCGCCTCCGGAGACTCGCCGAGATCGGGCAAATGACGGCCGCGGTCGCCCACGAGATCCGCAACCCTCTCACTGGGATCGGGGCTGCGGCCCAGATCGTCTGCACGGACCCCGACGCCGCGCCGACCTGTGGCCAGATCATCGTCGAGGAGGTCGGCAAACTCGAAGCCTTGTGCTCTGAGTTCCTTGAGCTGGCAAGGCCCATGAAGCTGGCGCCGAAACTCTGCGATCTCGCGGAGCCCGTCCGGCGGGCGGTGGAGATGTGCCGGTCCCAGTTCGAGGAGAAGGGGGTCAGGATTTCCTTTGAGACAGGCGGCAAAAGACCGATGATCCAATTGGACGTCCGACGAGTCGAACAGGTGGCCCACAACCTGGTGCGCAACGCCCTGCAGGCCAGTGCGCCTGGTGGCACGGTCTGGGTCCGGGTTCGAGGGGCCTCGTTCGAGGTGGAAGACGACGGAGTAGGGATAGATCAGGAGACGATCGACAAGTTGTTCGCGCCCTTCTTCACGACCAAGCCGGGAGGCACTGGCCTTGGCCTGTGC